The following nucleotide sequence is from Gemmatimonadaceae bacterium.
GAAGATGGCGACGATGGCCGCCGGGACAATGGCGATCCCCCGGGTAATCAGGCGGCGCAGCCAGGGGCGGAGCCGGATGTTGAGGAACCCCTCCATCACGATCTGCCCGGCGAGCGTGCCCGTGACGGTCGAGTTTTGCCCCGAGGCGAGGAGCGCCAACGCGAACGCGGTGCTGGCGCCGGCTCCCAGCAACGGCGTGAGGAGCTTGTGCGCGTCCTGGATTTCGGCGACTTCGGCGTGCCCGGTCGTATGGAAGGTGCTGGCCGCCACGATGAGAATGGCCGCGTTGATGAAGAACGCGAAGCTCAGCGCGATCGTCGAATCGAGGAACGCGAACCGCACGGCTTCGCGGCGGCCTTCGCTCGTCTCGGCGTAGCGGCGCGTCTGCACGATCGACGAGTGCAAGTACAAATTGTGCGGCATCACCGTCGCGCCGAGTATGCCGATGGCGATGTACAGCATCTCGTGGTTGCGGACGATGTCGGCGCTCGGCATGAAGCCGTGCGCGAGCTCGCCGATGTTCGGTCGCGAGAGAATGATCTCGAACATGAAGCACAACCCGATCGACGCGATGAGCGTGATGACGAGCGCCTCGAGGACCCGCACGCCGCGGTGCTGAAGCGCCAGCAACAGCAAGACGTCGAAACCGGTGATCAACACACCGACGGCGATCGGCAGATGAAACAGCAGATTCAGCGCGATCGCCGAGCCGATCACTTCGGCCAGGTCGCAGGCGGCGATCGCGATCTCGCAGAGGATCCAGAGCGCGATGGTCGTCGGCTTCGAGTAGTGATCGCGGCACGCCTGCGCCAAGTCGCGGCCGGTGACGATGCCGAGCTTCGACGCCAACCCCTGGAGCAGCACCGCCATGACGTTCGAGAGCAGGACGACACTGAGCAGCGTGTAGCCGAAGCGCGATCCGCCGGCGAGGTCGGTCGCCCAGTTGCCCGGGTCCATGTAGCCGACCGCGACGAGATATCCCGGGCCGGCGAACGCGAGGAGCTTGCCGAGGAACGACCGCGCGTCGATCGGCACGCTGCGGTAGACCTCCTGCAGACTCGGCGCGACGCGAGAGCGCCGCCAGCCGTGCTCCGCCGGCGGGGCGGAATGCGGCGGCTGGTCGTCGTCTTGCGACGGAGGTTCCGGACGGAGGATGCGCGGGAGGACCACAGTATTAGTGTGACGACAATCAGAAGTTAGTGCGCACTAACTTTCCCGGCAAGCGGTGCCGCCGGCACGAATCGTTTAAGCGGGCACCCTCAGCGGTTCGGCAAGCTCCTGATCCATTGATCGATCCCGTCCGTGACGCGTCGGTCCGTCTCACCCGGATAACCGAACGCTTCGGGGCCGGTGATCTCCGGCGGCACGACCTTGTACATGTGCGTCACATCCGGCACGAAGAGATACGACGTCCTCGATTCCCCATCGGAGCGGGATCGAAGCGCATCGCGCAGCGCCTCGCCGTGGTGCGAGGGAACCGAGCCGTCGTTGCCGCCCTGCACGACGAGCGCGCGTTGCGGCATCGCGCGCGCCAGCACGAGCGGATCGGTCGCGTCCACGTCGCGCATGTAGCGGCGTCCTTCCGGCGGCATCGAGATCAGCGCGCCGATGCCCATACCGGGTCCCTGCCCCAGCTCCGGCGGGATTGGTTCATCGCGACGAATGTGCCCGATCACCTCGTCGAGCCGCGCGCGAACCTCATCGACCTGCCCCGGCTCGACGTACGTGGGGGCTTGCTCGCGCATGATGCCGAGGATTCCGATGGACGGGCCGGAGAGCAACACGACGCCGTCGAGTGAGCGGCCGCGCTCCGAAACCGCAAGGCGGCTGGCGACGACCGAGCCTTCGCTGTGTCCCGCGGCAATCGCCCGTCGCACGCGGACGCCCCGGTCGTCGAGCGCGCGCCGCATTTCATCGAACATCGCCGACACGATGACGAAACGACCCTCCCACGTTCGCATCGTCGCCGCGAGGTCGGCGTCGTATGGAACACTCCCCGTGCCCGGGCCGAGCTTCGCGTAGCGGAACACGGCGTGGCCGCATGCGGAGAGCCTGCGCGCGAGGTGCGCGTATACGTGGGGAAAGGAATTCCACGTCGGATAGTCACCGTTGACGTCGCTGAACAGCGAGCCCGGAATCAAAAGAATCGCGCTCTTCAGCTCTCGATCGAGAGAGGCCGGCAGCGTGAGCGCGGTGGGAATTTCCCAGCCGCTCGCGCGAAGCGACGAAAGTTGTTCCGTGTAGTGAGGCATGACCGCATCGTAAGGCCTGACGCGGCGTGAGGGTCAAGGGGGGCCGCACGGGGATCAGTTCGCGCGGACCACCTTTTCGAGGATCGGAAGAGCCTTCGCCAGAGCGAAGCGGTCTTTCTCGGGAAGCTCGCGAAGTGACACGGCGAGCGACGCCACGCGGCGTCGGCGGCCGTCGTGGAGCAGCTTGACACCCTTGGGCGTGGCGGCGACGCGTGCGATGCGGCGGTCGACCGGATCGGGGACGCGGTTTACGAGACCGGCCGCCTCGAGCCGGTCGACGAGGCGGGTGATCGTCGGCGGCCGGACCTGTTCGGCGTGCGCGAGGGCGCCGAGCGTGATGGGACCCGCGAAGACGATGACGGACAGCGCGGAGAGTTGCGGCGCGGGGAGCCCGGAGGCGTCGTCTTCGCGTCGGAGGCGGCGGAGGAGGTGGATCGCCGCGGAGTGGAGCCGGTCGGCGAGGTCGTGCGTCGTGCCGTCGGACGAAGGCATCTTGTATTTAGCTCAGCTAAGTATTATGCTAGGTCGTTAGCTGAACTAACTAATTGCGCGAGCCGGCGGCCGGCAAGGCCGACCGGCGCTCACCGGAGGGTTCGCCCGTGCCCAATCTCGCCAATTCCCGCATCGGCCAGATCGCCGTCGTGTGCAAGAACGTGCAGCGTGCGTCGGCCTTTTACCGCGACGTGCTCGGCCTGCGGCATCTCTTCGACGCCCCGCCGAACCTGTCGTTCTTCGACTGCGGCGGGGTGCGGCTCATGCTCACGACGGTCGAACGCCCACAGGACAATCACGCGGGCTCGATGCTGTACTACTTCGTCGACAGCATCGACGCCGTGTACGACGGGCTGACGGCGAAGGGCGTGCACTTCATCGAAAAGCCGCAGATGATCGCGCGGCTGCCAGATCACGAGCTATGGCTGTGTGCGTTCGAGGACAGCGAAGGGAATCCGATGGGAATCATGGAGGAAAGGCGATAGGGCGGTAAAACCAATTCAATTTGCCGCCGTGGGCTATTGGCCCAGCGTGCGGTTACGATCCTGACTTCGCCAGGCACATCGCCACTCTGAACGGCGGCAGTCCGGCGTCCTCGCGCCGGAAGTCGGCGTGCGCCGAATCCTCCATCGGCGAGAGCTGAATTTTTCCGTCGGCACCGACGAGGAACTGCGTCCCGTAGATCTGCTTGCGTCCCCAGACGAGACGCATGTGATCCTCGAACGTGGCGACGTCGGCGGCGGGCGACTCGGACGGACCAGCCTCCATCATCCGGTGCAGCACGTTGCGCGCGAGACCTGTGTCGCTCTGCGAGAGGAGGTACACCGCGTGCACGCCGGCGGCACCGACGACACTGCGCGTCGGCCACTTCGACCCGCGTTGCGCCGCGAGGGCCTTGAGACGCTCGGTCATCGCCGCGGCGTTCGGTCCGAGCGCCGCGGCCCGACCCTGAACCTCGACGCCGAATTGAACCGGCGCGCTCAGCGCGGCGCCAAGTCCGGCGGCCTGGAGGAGTTGGGTGCGGAGCGTGTCGTCGCTCCAGTCGTGCTTCGAGTCGTCGAAGAACTCGGCTTGTCGCGTGACCCACGCGTCACCGGGCTTCCAGCCGCAGGTGGGCGATTTCTTCGCGGCCGGTTTGGCCTGCGCGCTCGCGGCGAGCGGAACGACGGCGAGCGCGACCAGTGCGAGCAGTCGATTCATTTTGCAGTCGGCGTCACGGTGAAGTCGTCGAACTCGATCATGCTGTCCGTCTTCGACCACACGCCGATCTTGCCGGACACGGAATGCGGCAGCGTGTAGTCGTGCATCGGCTTGTCGTCGAGCCACGATTTGAGCGAGGTCCCGTGCACGCTGATCTTGAGCGTATGCCACGTCCCCAGCTCGAGCGGCGTGAGCGTCGGCGCGCGATTCACGAACTTTCGCACGCCGTTGTTGAACGTCCACAGCACCACGTTGTCCTCGGTTCCGTTGTAACGGACGGTGAGATAGTCGCCGTTCGGCTTCACGTCGAAGAGAATGCCGGCGCACCGGTCGAGCGTGCCGCCGATCATCTGAAAGCGGACGGAGATCTCGCCGTTCTCGAAGTTGTCGAGCCCCTTGTACACGGCGATCGGGTAGTACGCGAACGCCTTGATGCTCTCGATGAACTCTTCATTGCGCGCACCGTACAGCTCTCGCGCCTTGTCGGCGAGACCGCCCGCCGGCTGCCCGCGCTTCCACACACGGCCGTCGATGAAGAGCACTTTGTGGCCGGCGTCCTGCGACATCACCCAACTGCCGACCATCGGTGCGAACGAGCTGGGCTCCTTCCCCACCGTTTCCTTGGCGAAGCTCACGGTCTTCGTCGCCGACGCACCCGCTGGCGCTTGTGCGAGCGCGGCCCCCGCCGTCAGCAAGAACAACACGCTCCTGGAAATCACCTTCCGCATCTGCCCCCCTCCCCACGAGTTCCTTCGAGAACCTGTCACGTCATCGATGATGAGATGACCGATGACCGATCACACTCAACCGGCGGCGGCGGTCGCGTTCATGCGGCCTTTCGACGCGGTCACACGCCACCAAATCAGTCCGACGACGATCGGCCACGCGACGAAGAATATCCACGGCGCTGCGGCTATCCGCTTCGCGAGCGGGTACCCACGATACGCCGGCTCGTCGGCCGGCGTTGGCGGCGCCACGCCAGCGAGCCGATACACCGTCTCGAGCACGATGGGTTCAGTGCTCGAGCGATTCATCTCCTTTTTTCCTCCGAGCTCGTACCACACTTCGCCATAATGGCTGTTCGCCCCCTCGAACAGTCCACTCCTACTCTGCGCCGCGTACTCGACGGTCACGGACTTCATCGTGCGTCGCAGCTTCGCGAGCACGCCGCGATCGAGATCCGTGAGGCGCGGATCCTCGGCGGCAAGGTGGACGGTGACTTTCAGCGGCGTGTCGATCCGACGCAATGCCGCTTCGTCGGCCCGCGGAAACGAGTTCCGGCGATCTTCGCTCACGTCGCGGTCGGCGCGAAGGTGCGCGAACGCCACGCACGCCAGACTGGCCGCGATCAGCGCGCCCGCGACTCCGGCGACGCGGCGCGACAGCTGACGTCCTTCTCGCAACCACGCCGCCGCGACGCCCAGCCCGGCCAAGCCGATGGTCGTGAGAATCAGCACGGTCGCCACGCGGAGATCGCCGTGCTCGAACGACGCGAGCGCGGACGTGGGCGTGTACTGCGCGATCGCCGCGATCGTTCCGCCGCGCGCGGCCGCGACGTAGTCGAGCGCCCACGTCCCGATCGTTACGGTCAAGGCGATGATCGCCGCGCTGGCCGCGCTCGCGGCGAGCGCGCCGGCCGCCGCGCCGATGCCGATGGCGAGAACGCCGCGCAACAGATACCCGATGACGACCGTCGACGTCTCCGGGCCGTAGAGATGCCCGCCGATCGCCATCCACGTCGCCAGCGCCACACCGCCGGCGAGCAACGCGATCGCCCACGCGGCCACGAGTACGACGCCCTTCGCGACGATCGACGCGCCGAACCGCGTCGGCGCCTGAAGCATCAACGAAAGCGCGCCGCTCTGTTTTTCGACCGCGACGAGACGAATCACCACGAACGGAAAGAGCAGCGTCGCCGCGAGATCGTAGGCGCCGAGTGTCGGCACGACGATCCCCTCGAGCGGGCTGAGTCCCTGAGAGAGCGCCGCCGGGCCTCCGCCGACGCCACTCGCCTCGGCGTACAGCTCCGACGCCGACATGATTCCATGGCCGACGAGCGCGCCGGTAACGATGAGGAGCAGCCAGAACGCGCGCGACGCCGCGAGCTCGCGAAACTCCTTCGCGAGCAGCCAGCGCCATTCGCTACGTGAGGGCAAGGAACACCTCCTCGAGCCCCGCGCGTTCCGAGGCGGGGGCAAGGCCCGCCCGCGCGCGCAACTCGTCGAGCGTCCCTTCTCCGGCGACGCGACCGGCGCTCAACAACACGAAACGGTCGCAGACGCGTTCGGCGTCGCCCAGCTGGTGGATCGAAAGAAAGAGCGTGCGGTGCTTCGCGTGCTCACGCAGCACCGCCATCACGTCGCGCGTCTGACGCAAGTCGAGGCCGTCGAACGGCTCGTCGAGCATGAGCAGCGGGTGCGGCGTCAACAGGCCGATCGCCAGCACGACCCGCCGATGCTCGCCCTTCGAGAGCTCGCGCAGTCGCGCGCCGGCGAGCGACGCGAGCCCGAGCGACGACGAAATCGCGTCGACCGATTCTCGCGACGCCCCGTGCAGGCCCGCGGTGAAGCGAAGGGTCCACGCGACCGATTGGTCCGCCCAGGGTCGAACGCCGTCGGGGACGAAGAACAGAAGCTTCTTGCGATCGTCCGGCGACACGCGTGCCGCGTCTCGCTCCACCATGCCGAGCGTCGCCGGCGCGAGCCCCGCGAAACACTGAAAGAGCGTCGTCTTGCCGGATCCATTCGGGCCGATCAGCCCGAGGATCTCGCCGCGACGGATGGAGAAGCTCGCGCCGCGAAGGGCCCAGAACTCGCCAAAACGTTTGGAGAGGTTGTCGACCGCGATGAGCTCGAAAGCGGCCGTTCCGTCTCGCGTTTGGGCGAATTGGACCGGGGCGGACGCGGATGGCATGGCCGCGAATTCTCGCCAGCCGCGCGACGGCATGCAATGGCGTCGGTGGAATTTCAATGTTGGCATACCCGCGGACTGGCCTCGTCGCGTGCCCGGAGCGTAGCTTGGCTAGCATGCGGATTCTCCTGGCCGAAGACGACCGGCAACTCCGACTCTCGATCGCGCGCGGTCTGCGCGAGGCGTCGTATGCCGTCGATCAGGCGGGCACGGGAACGCAAGCGGCCTCGCTCGCGGCGGCGAACCACTACGACGCGGTGATCCTCGACGTGCTGCTCCCGGGTAAAAGCGGCGTCGCGGTCTGCTCCGGGCTTCGCCAGAGCGGGAACGCCGTCCCCATTTTGATTCTCACGGCGCTCGACGGCGTGGACAGCCGCATCGAAGGGCTCGACGCGGGCGCGGACGACTATCTCACGAAGCCGTTCGACTTCGGCGAGCTCCTGGCGCGTCTGCGCGCGCTGACTCGCCGCCGCGGCCCGGTCGCGTCCGCGACCGTCGAGGTGGGCGATCTGGTGATCGACACGCTGCGGCGGAGCGTGCGGCGAAATCGTCGCGAGATCGCGCTCACCGGGAAAGAGTTCGCGTTTCTGCTCCACCTGGCGCGAAACGCGGGGCGAGTGATCGACCGCGCCGAACTGATGGAGCACGTCTGGGACG
It contains:
- a CDS encoding Nramp family divalent metal transporter gives rise to the protein MVLPRILRPEPPSQDDDQPPHSAPPAEHGWRRSRVAPSLQEVYRSVPIDARSFLGKLLAFAGPGYLVAVGYMDPGNWATDLAGGSRFGYTLLSVVLLSNVMAVLLQGLASKLGIVTGRDLAQACRDHYSKPTTIALWILCEIAIAACDLAEVIGSAIALNLLFHLPIAVGVLITGFDVLLLLALQHRGVRVLEALVITLIASIGLCFMFEIILSRPNIGELAHGFMPSADIVRNHEMLYIAIGILGATVMPHNLYLHSSIVQTRRYAETSEGRREAVRFAFLDSTIALSFAFFINAAILIVAASTFHTTGHAEVAEIQDAHKLLTPLLGAGASTAFALALLASGQNSTVTGTLAGQIVMEGFLNIRLRPWLRRLITRGIAIVPAAIVAIFYGERGTAQLLILSQVILSLQLSFAVYPLVAFTSDRAKMGAFVNATWLKVVAWTTALVIAALNAWLLVQSVRAWLA
- a CDS encoding MarR family transcriptional regulator produces the protein MPSSDGTTHDLADRLHSAAIHLLRRLRREDDASGLPAPQLSALSVIVFAGPITLGALAHAEQVRPPTITRLVDRLEAAGLVNRVPDPVDRRIARVAATPKGVKLLHDGRRRRVASLAVSLRELPEKDRFALAKALPILEKVVRAN
- a CDS encoding VOC family protein, with the protein product MPNLANSRIGQIAVVCKNVQRASAFYRDVLGLRHLFDAPPNLSFFDCGGVRLMLTTVERPQDNHAGSMLYYFVDSIDAVYDGLTAKGVHFIEKPQMIARLPDHELWLCAFEDSEGNPMGIMEERR
- a CDS encoding DUF6624 domain-containing protein, whose protein sequence is MNRLLALVALAVVPLAASAQAKPAAKKSPTCGWKPGDAWVTRQAEFFDDSKHDWSDDTLRTQLLQAAGLGAALSAPVQFGVEVQGRAAALGPNAAAMTERLKALAAQRGSKWPTRSVVGAAGVHAVYLLSQSDTGLARNVLHRMMEAGPSESPAADVATFEDHMRLVWGRKQIYGTQFLVGADGKIQLSPMEDSAHADFRREDAGLPPFRVAMCLAKSGS
- a CDS encoding ABC transporter ATP-binding protein yields the protein MPSASAPVQFAQTRDGTAAFELIAVDNLSKRFGEFWALRGASFSIRRGEILGLIGPNGSGKTTLFQCFAGLAPATLGMVERDAARVSPDDRKKLLFFVPDGVRPWADQSVAWTLRFTAGLHGASRESVDAISSSLGLASLAGARLRELSKGEHRRVVLAIGLLTPHPLLMLDEPFDGLDLRQTRDVMAVLREHAKHRTLFLSIHQLGDAERVCDRFVLLSAGRVAGEGTLDELRARAGLAPASERAGLEEVFLALT
- a CDS encoding response regulator transcription factor — its product is MRILLAEDDRQLRLSIARGLREASYAVDQAGTGTQAASLAAANHYDAVILDVLLPGKSGVAVCSGLRQSGNAVPILILTALDGVDSRIEGLDAGADDYLTKPFDFGELLARLRALTRRRGPVASATVEVGDLVIDTLRRSVRRNRREIALTGKEFAFLLHLARNAGRVIDRAELMEHVWDDAQNTYSNIIDVYASRLRRKIDEGEKVALFKTIRGTGFMLDAPSSRRVATAAPVVNARAKTSRERG